A window of the Haloarcula litorea genome harbors these coding sequences:
- a CDS encoding single-stranded DNA binding protein: MGAIEDIYADLETDVSEEEFREAVAEKVEQMGGLADEETAAMLLAHELNEGEVETVADIEPGMDEVKFLAKVMAVGDLNTFERDGDDEDGRVINVEAADETASVRLAFWDQQAVDIDDGALDVGDVLRVKGRPKDGYNGLEVSVDKAEPDEDATIDVEPGDGSTIESLTMGQSDVTLRGLVLDTDSVRTFDRDDGSEGRVANLTLGDETGRVRVTLWDEQADRAEEIDPGTSVEVVDGYVREREGSLELHVGEDGAVDEIDDRVAFEPDADSIDGVEIGDTVDIAGVVRSADPKRTFDRDDGSEGQVRNVRIQDGTGDIRVALWGEKADKEIAPGDEVLAADVEIQDGWQDDKEASANWASTVVVLDDGAASTAPEPEGDDDHAGLSSFGGGSDGDAGGSGGDTGTASDAGTAAGGAQTAEQVEFTGTVVQTGDPVVLDDGEQTMSVDTDQRVQLGQEVTVRGALDDGRVDADDVF, encoded by the coding sequence ATGGGTGCGATAGAGGACATCTACGCGGATCTGGAGACGGACGTCTCCGAGGAGGAGTTCCGCGAGGCCGTCGCGGAGAAGGTCGAACAGATGGGTGGCCTCGCGGACGAGGAGACGGCCGCGATGCTGCTGGCCCACGAGCTGAACGAGGGGGAGGTCGAGACCGTCGCCGACATCGAACCGGGGATGGACGAGGTGAAGTTCCTCGCGAAGGTGATGGCCGTCGGCGACCTGAACACCTTCGAGCGGGACGGCGACGACGAGGACGGTCGGGTCATCAACGTCGAGGCCGCCGACGAGACCGCCAGCGTCCGGCTCGCCTTCTGGGACCAGCAGGCCGTCGACATCGACGACGGGGCCCTGGACGTCGGCGACGTGCTCCGCGTGAAGGGCCGGCCGAAGGACGGCTACAACGGACTCGAAGTGTCCGTCGACAAGGCCGAACCCGACGAGGACGCCACCATCGACGTCGAACCCGGCGACGGCTCGACGATCGAGAGCCTGACGATGGGCCAGTCCGACGTGACGCTCCGTGGCCTCGTGCTCGATACCGACAGCGTCCGCACCTTCGACCGCGACGACGGCAGCGAGGGCCGCGTGGCGAACCTCACCCTGGGCGACGAGACGGGCCGCGTGCGCGTGACGCTGTGGGACGAACAGGCCGACCGCGCCGAGGAGATAGACCCCGGCACCTCCGTCGAGGTCGTCGACGGTTACGTCCGCGAGCGCGAGGGCTCGCTGGAGCTGCACGTCGGCGAGGACGGGGCCGTCGACGAGATCGACGACCGGGTGGCGTTCGAACCCGACGCCGACAGCATCGACGGCGTCGAGATCGGCGACACCGTCGACATCGCGGGCGTCGTCCGCTCGGCCGACCCCAAGCGGACCTTCGACCGCGACGACGGCAGCGAGGGCCAGGTCCGGAACGTCCGCATCCAGGACGGCACCGGCGACATCCGCGTGGCGCTGTGGGGCGAGAAGGCGGACAAGGAGATCGCGCCCGGCGACGAGGTGCTCGCCGCGGACGTCGAGATCCAGGACGGCTGGCAGGACGACAAGGAGGCCTCGGCCAACTGGGCGTCGACGGTCGTGGTGCTCGACGACGGCGCTGCGAGCACCGCCCCCGAACCGGAGGGCGACGACGACCACGCCGGGCTCTCGTCGTTCGGCGGGGGGAGCGACGGCGACGCCGGCGGCAGTGGCGGGGACACCGGCACGGCCTCCGACGCCGGCACGGCTGCCGGCGGCGCACAGACCGCCGAGCAGGTGGAGTTCACCGGGACCGTCGTCCAGACCGGCGACCCCGTCGTGCTGGACGACGGCGAGCAGACGATGAGCGTCGACACCGACCAGCGCGTCCAGCTGGGCCAGGAAGTCACCGTCCGAGGGGCGCTAGACGACGGGCGGGTCGACGCCGACGACGTGTTCTGA